In the genome of Lathyrus oleraceus cultivar Zhongwan6 chromosome 4, CAAS_Psat_ZW6_1.0, whole genome shotgun sequence, the window cttgactttatgaatttagttgatttgcttcccttggtccaaataacttgaaatttggtatgattgtcatgttatgaatgctgtttgaccatgaatttttgggggatttattgaaatgtttgtgaattgatttgagttgaatctttctgtttggttctttgaggttctaaattgcatgttttgcactctttgccttatgaaatgataatggttgatgatatgaatgtgaaaccacttggatttgtttcttatttgattgatcttgatttttgataagtttcatgttctattttgactttttgatcccattttgaccctagtcttgcactagtggtttgtgttctcacatttgagctttgtttcaggttaagagcacaattgcttatgcttgatgacgtgcactcaattggagttggcttgttgcttgtttatggctaactttgagttcattttgtaggttttgaaacttgagtttgtgccttatggcttgcacctttgtgcattaactgttgtttgactgtgtaGTTAACTGTAgaccattgtctgtttgctttttgtttgagccgagtactgattatattggattgatttcaggcaccttagttgcttagttcacttgtgaacttgtgtttgctttgcttgctagcttgagcattgaggtataatgatctcttctccatgtagtctggaagacctggcctgttacttggccaggcacccgtctgaagtcctccttaagaggcaatgtttgtgcttgtttattttttgtccccaagcaggaaaagacctttgttaaggcaattggcagacacaagaggtgtgtagtccacctcctgctattctgttgagtcgtcccttggctcacatcacatgttgatgccttgtggacattaacccaagttcagttgagtcagtgtcacaagtgtagaagggttcccactttctggacccacacttcattgtctgaagctctccctgaccagggataagagctgtgaagtctaatcttcactcacctttcatctggcttcaccttgactctcaatgtcaaggttaagagctaacctcaccctgatacagtggcttgtttgtcgaggttgacatgacccctcgactaaagcctagccttgatgtttgagccccttgttggtgtgtttacttcatgttgtatgtgtttgtgtggtgtgattgtatcccctaggttcgctagactccgtgtagtctcgtttgcatgtcaattaaggtagcacggttccttcgtataggacttcctttcttgcttgagctttcctaaaacacatataaacattatcccctcttaaggatacgtcaactccttctactacaggtgagtaagtctccaaagatcgagcatccggtagattgcgtagtgacgttgtccacttaaaaaatacaaaccaacaggaatagtttagccgaactacggcaactctgattctcatgtccagatgagatacgtaggcacgagatgcgatgtcttgtcgagtttgactaacaactaacactaattcttttctctcgccctcgttgcgattgagaccttccctttctcttgccctagttgcaatcgagacccttcctcttgttgtgtgcttggagtccggtataagtccatcaagtggcatctagtttccagtgtgggtgcgttttggttcggaatctgatgtaagtccagcgattggcattcggattccacatttgcctgtgtctgttttgtttgcgtgcgtgagccgagctacggatgctctgattcttctcagtccgagaagatacgtatgcataggatgcgacatcctagcgagcatgttttcccccagtccgaactacttcgactctgatgtctatgcttgatagactaagtaggcccaggatgcgatatcctgccgagtcagtcttgtttgttttcctgtgtctctttcagcctgtgtttgtttatgagcagtgatttagcaaccattttccttccttttgtgcgtggatcccgtcgagtacgacggatgcgtaggggtgctaataccttcccttcgcataaacgactcccgatcccattctctttggtcgtgagaccatgctttttccaggtttactctgagcgtttcctttccctcttttgggataaataacgcacggtggcggctctgttgttcttgtttcccgccggtttttcgcgtaatgcgacaccatgCATCAATTTAATATAAAAGGACCTCAAGTACACACTCAAACCCTAAGCATATATGTGTCTAAAAAGGCCCCAAAGAAATGGCTCAAGAGCAAGTTCAAAATGGTATCAAACATCAAGCACCACAATCCACTATTGATCATACAAGTTAAGCATCAACAATAGATCCAAACATGAACAAAGATGAATGATCAAGTCATCAAATTAACACTCAAAGGTCCTATATGCAGGTGCCTAAGTGTGTGAAAAAATTGGGATTAAAACTCAAGAGGAAACATAAAAAATCAAACCCTAATTCACAAACTAGACCAAGCAAAACACATTTCAtggtaaaattaaaataaaatgccaaaacaattagaaaaataaaataaaagttataGGAAATTAAATAACATCCTAAAATATATTCATAAATTTTGGGGGAATTTTTGGAGTATTGGAAGtattaaaataaaatcagaaatgaaaataaaaccaaaagaaataaaatggacTTAAGTGGCAAATGGGATGCATCAACAAAATGAACATGAACTGGAGAATAGTTAAACACGTAGATGGGCCAAAAACCGGGGGTGGGAAAAGCAAACACGTCTGGCCAATGATCCAATTCCAATTAAAATTAGATTTTATTAAAGTGacatttaaataaatattaaaatgAACAAAAATCATGTGAACATGACGTCAACCGGTCACTCCCCCACTTAAGTCACAAAAAGACAAAATTAAGCCTAACCAATCAGAAAAGGACACGCCATCGTCTTCAACCTCACACCAAATTCATGCACGACCTAAACCCTAGTTCCATGCATTCAACATAGTAACTTCAAGCTTACATAACTTTCTCTACAATCCATGAagtcaattaaaataaaaagaaaaaatgtaGATCTTATAGAGTAGAACATAACCATGTCAAGCAAATCTCAAAATAATGGACTAAACATGGAGAAAGTCAGCGCGAAGTCAAGCAATCACAATTGTTTTCAAAATTTAAGCAACTTCAATCATCAAGTATCCAAGCAAGCAAGCAACACTATTATCTTAAGCCATATGCAATGAATATGACATACTCGTGACATTTTTAGATATAGAATGAAGAAGATAAAGAGAAGAGAAGCTTACCTAGTGGAGAAGGTCCACTGCCTCTTGTGCTTGCTTACAGCTTCAGAAATCCCACCAAAAATGTTCTATGATCTTCAAATAATAGGAATTAATCAAGAGAAATGAGGAGaagaaagcttcaaatgagaaaattaCTTGAAAGCTTGGAATGATCATATCTGGTTTCTCTCTCTCTTTAAGGGTGTGTGTGCATGAAATGAGGGCAAGACAATGTTATATGGAGTGTATAGAGTGAGGTGAAGTGTTGACAAAGATTAAAAAATCTATTAAGGGGCAAGTTTGGAAAATTGAGTGAAAATGAGAGTGAAGTAGCTTGATGCATTTCATGCTGATTCAAGGGATGTTTGGATGCATTTTAGACAAGGGAAATGGAGTGGAGAAAACATGAGCAAGCTGGCACGCGAGAGAGAGTGGAGTTTGCACACTTTCTATTTTCTCCTTTTTGGCGAAATGAATGGAAACAACGACATGCATGAAATGATTCTTGTTTGGGCCTTTTAAGGAAAGAAAAGAATGGTGCGTGTGATGGTAATGAAACATGTCTGGCCATTTGAAACAAGTTGTGCAGAGCTCGGTTGATGCATGCATTCATCTCAAGGTTAATGCATGGTTATACAGTCATCTTGGCATGACTACATCTTGATGCATGTTCACCCAAACTTCACAAACATGGTATCAATTGAAAGAGGAAAGATCAAAGAATATCTTTCATGTTGAATATATTTTGAAATGAAGTCTCTAACACTCCTTAAAACTGCCATGAACTTGCTTGCAAATTTCTGACttgaaacacttagaaaaattCTAAGTGTTGAGCATTTGATGAACTTAAAACACCCACCTACTAATGGATTTTCTTAAATCGAAAAATTGATTCCAAAATTGTTTAAGTATCTCATCTCCCGTTTCTTAGATCAAAATATGAAACTTTCATAACTTTAAGAATCTTCATCACATCCCTCGTTCTACctcaaacaaaaaaaaaacttaGGATCAACCTCACTTTTTATCTTAGGGATAATTTTTATTCTCATTCAACATATTCTTGAAATTATTTTTTTTTGCTACGTGTTTATTCAATTTTGATGTTTCATTTTTACTTTGAATATTTTTTTTTGGTAAAATTGGGTATTCTTTGTAGGGGTGAGAATAGGCTGAGCCAAACTAAGCTTTTTCAAGCCTAAGTCTGACCTACTAAAAAAATCAAAGTCTAAACCTGATATATGATCCATTATATACTTATTTTTTCAGCATAAACCCGACCTTTTCGAAAGCATGATTAACTTATTAGTCTACTTAAAAAACATATATCATTTGAACATATATAAATAATCAATTTAACTAATGATTAAATACACTAGAGAATCATAAGTACAATGAGACTAAATATTTGTTTGCATTGACTTATTTAAGCTTATATAATAGTATAAGTTTTATGAGATTATTTTTTTGAGAGAACTTATTAAAACAACTTATAACATTATTCATAAGATTTTTTTAAATATACTTTCACATGTTCTTCAAGATAATTAAATTTTACTTTTATATTTTAATATAATGTAAAAAATACAACATAAAAAACTAATAAATTTATTCATATTTATTAAAATAGACCGACTTAATATGTATTTTTATAATTAGTGACTTTCCCTATTTAACTAAATAGACTTATAAAAAAGTCTAACCTTttttacttaattttttttttaatatgaCCTTAACTAGACCATAGACCTTGTTAATTTATTTGACATATTCCCACCCTTAATCCTATATGAACAACTACATAGATGAATCACTCAAACATTATAAAAGCATAATAAACAACAAACTCTTCCTAAAGATTTAACATTGCTGCAACCCAAATCTTCTAATTAAATTATTCATCTCATTTAAGTGCCAATGAGTTACTTTGAATAAATGAGATGAATAAAATTATGGTCGAACCACTCAATAAGCAAATTATAGATAATATAATTAAACGACCGGTTTGGTTAAATATTTCAAAACATTCTTACCAAGTAGTAGTAATTGTTAATTTTGGGAAAATCCGAAAAGTAATTCCGGGTCATAATCGAAAAGCAAGACAACAAACATCATAGGTTTATCAAGGGTTTTACGTTCATGGCGGCTACTGCTACTCACCACTAACCCTTCCATTCCCAGATCTTCCAAAACCTCAAATTTCTTCGTCAAAATCAATTCTTTTTCTCATGTCACAAACACCTTTCTCTCACAACTGAATTCTCCATTCCTCGCTTTCATCACCAACAAAATGTTGTCCAAATTAGCCAAACGCGCTTCCTCAAAAAAGTTCAACTTATCCTCCTCACAATCCATCTCAATTTCACGTTCTTCTACTTCACACAGATTTTCTCACCATAACAATTTGCCCGAGAAAATCTCGCCCCAAAGGAACCCGTTTTTGTGTTTCAGTCAAGTTGGTATTTTTACTTCAGCAAACAAACTGGGTCGATCTGAATTTACGTTTTCTGAACACCCTTTTAGTTTTTCTTCAACGATATTGAATCATATTAGAAGTTACGGTAGTGTTGCTGAAGCTATCGAATCGACTGATACAGAAGAAGATGATtgttcaggttcaggttcaggttcagaagAAGTTCAGGAATTGTTAGAACAAATGGTGAAAGAAGAGAAAGAAGAGAAGAAAAAGCCTCTAGAGATGAAAAAGAACAAGAACAATAGTTACAAGTATAAAATGCTTAGGAGGAGACAGGTGAAGATTGAGACTGAGGCATGGGAGGAAGCGGCGAGAGAGTATCAGGAATTGTTGGAAGACATGCGCGAACAGAAGCTATCGCCGAATTTGCCTTACATGAAGTCATTGTTTCTCGGTTGGTTTGAGCCTTTGAAGAATGCGATTGTGGCTGATCAAGAGCTTTGTAAAGATAGTAAGACTAGGTTGAGTCATTCGCCTTTTTTCAATGAGTTGCCTGCTGATATGATGGCTGTTATCACTATGCATAAGTTGATGGGGCTGTTGATGACTAATAGTAATGGGGTTGGTAGTGCTAGAGTCATTCAAGCTGCTTGTCAAATAGGTGAAGCCATTGAACATGAGGTATAGTTTTATGCTTTTGTGTATAATGAATTGTGAGTGTGAATTGAATCGGAATTCATCATAGTAATCAGGATTTAAAATGAGATTTATATCCTAAGCCTAAATAGATACACTAGAGATTCATAACTATTAGGTTTAGCGTATATTTGGTTTAGATTTTGGAAGAGGCAAAATCATTTCTAGAGGTGTAGAATTGATTTTGGAATGATTTTGGAATGATTTTGAGGTGTTTGGTTCTTCTAAAGTAGAATTGATTCAGCCTCCAGAATTGATTCTACTTGAAGCTACAATTTGTAACTTTTGAGTTAAAACATGATTTTTACATTGAAATTTAGTGTTCAACTCAATTTTGCATAAAGTAATTCAAACATAAATCACTTTACATTCAACTCACTTTTTACCAGAATCAATTCActcaaaatcaattttttcaCCACACAACCAAACTTACGTTGAATCAGTTGCTTGAACTCTATTATGCACCTTCTGTTCTATGCTTTTGTATTCAATATAATAGTTTTATGCTTTTATGTTCTATGCTAATCAGACTTTGATTGAATTGATTTTAGTTAAAACTTAAAAGTGTGCGAGCTCTAGGTAAAACTAAAATGATTCATGTTTGGATACATTCACGTGAAAATAATTTGAACAATAAATTTGAGTGTAAAAATCATGTTTGGAGACAAAAGGTACTAATCTCATTTTCAGGTTAGAATCAATTCTAGAAGTAAAATCAATTCTAGTCGACAGCCCTCAAACAATGCAAAATCAATTTAAGTCTCTAGAATCATTTTGGCTCTCCCTAAATCCAACACATGCAATATCGTCTTTGGAGGCAAAAGGTGCAAATCCTAGTTTCGAGTTAGAATCAATTTTAGAAGCAAAATCAATTCTAAATGACACCCCTCAAACATACCAAAATCAATTTAAGCCTTTAGAATCGCTTGAGAGTAGTCCAAACATGCAAGTTTGGTATTAAAAAGGGTAATTACTACTCACATGAATGGATCAACTCTAATCCTTTTCTTCTGATTGAAACAAATGATATACCACGTAATCTAGTATGGTCaatttgaatttatttttagTAATAATGTAGTTAATTCCAGGTTTTTTATTGTTCAAGTCTGATATTAGCGTAATAGCACAATATTCAAGTGTTTATTAACTTAAACTCTACTCTCAAATGTGGATTAGGGTAGGATATACCGATTTATGGAAAAGTCAAAGGCGAAGAAAACAGCCACTGACAAGTCTGATAATGAATCTGTTCCCGAACCTGTAAAAAGTGACAACCTGACAGCggaagaaaaagaaaaacttgATAAAGAGGAGAAAAGAATTAGGAAAAAAGTTGCTAGTTTAATAAAAAAGCAGAAGAAGCAACAAGCAATGGGGATAGTTCGGGGAAGAGATCAAGCAAAACCTTGGGGACAGGAAGCTCAAGTAAAGGTTTGTAATTACTAATATTTGTTTGTATTGTACTTGTACCTGTAGGAACAAGGAAGGTTCATTCTTTTCGTGTTACAATATAGTTCCTGCATATTCCAGGTTGGCTCTCGTTTAATGCAACTGTTAATAGAAACAGCCTACTTACAACCACCTGCCAATCAATTCGGAGATGGTGGTCCTCCAGATATTTACCCCGCATTTAAGCATACCCTCAAGACAATTTCTGGTGATTCAAGGTGAGATTGATAGTACCCTTTCACAATTATTATCTGtaaatttaataatttttttttccGTTATTGAATAATTATAAACACTCTTTACTTGATTAGCAACGGAAGTAGGAGATATGGCGTTATTGAATGTGATCCTATGATACAGAAGGGCCTTGAAAAGACTGTAAGTGACTTACCTATTATCCTCAAAGAATTGTTTGTACTTAGTTCAAATTCCGCTCCACAACATTGCTACAATGCTACTATAGCTGATATTTGATGATATTTTGTATTAAATAGTGTATTGCCGAACATAGCGATAGACACTGTCTAAAAACATTGCTATACATTTAAGCAAATTTTTTGCTTTCTTGTGCCTATATTCATGAAACTGATGTTAACATCAAAATGTGTTTTACTTTAACAGGCCAGGCACATGGTTATCCCCTACATGCCAATGTTGGTTCCACCGAATCTCTGGACAGGGTATGGCACatattcaaatattttttttataatttgaATTTTTTCTATGTTAGCTAAGTTCTGTTGACTTGTATAATGCTTGAAACTCAGCAATCTTTGAATCATAAAAATATGTTCAAACATATTCTTACTTTGCTGTTCCATGGTTTTACTAAGTTAAATTTCTAATCGGATTGTATTGGCGTACACATTTGACGAATGAATTGTGGCTAAGTTCTtctgttgttttgttttaaaTTGTTAATTTTCTCATACATATTGCAATACTATTGTAGGTATGACAAAGGAGCATACTTGTTTTTGCCGTCATACGTAATGAGAATACATGGAGCAAAGCAGCAACGTGAAGCTGTAAAAAGGGCTCCCAAGAATCAACTTGACCCTATTTTTGAGGTTggatttttttttctttttatgtttGTACATTTGAATCTCAGTTCACGGTCCCAAGTCGATACTTCTTGAAATTAATTCTGGGTTTGTTATGCTTAGGCACTTAACACTCTCGGTGATACCAAATGGAGGGTAAACAAAAGTGTACTCGGCGTGATAGATCAAATATGGGCTAACGGAGGCCGTCTGGCTGACTTGGTGGATCGTGATGATGTAAGTACCAAACAGCTTGTTGTTAAGTTATTTATTGAGTTTCCACCTTCCCTCAAAGAAGTGATCTTCAACTAAAGTAGCTTATACACTGaacttttgaaaaaaaatattgCATGCTTTTTATCTAGGTCATGTCCAAATTTAGCTCTCTTTTCTTTTTGCCCCTTTCCGATCCGTTAATGTCTCTCTTCATTTCCAATTGCGTTTTGAATGACTGTCCTTTTCGTTTAAAGCTGCCCCTCCCAGAGGAACCAGACACCGAAGATGAAGCAGAAATCCGAAAATGGAAGTGGAAAGTTAAAGCCGTCAAAAAAGATAATAATGAGAGACATTCACAGCGATGTGATATAGAACTTAAACTGGCTGTAAGAAGCCTTCTAATCTTAAATTGACAGAGTTAATATCAAACGGTTTCCAAAAGAGGTTGCATATATTATTTTGCATTGGCTTTTTTTTTGCTGTAGGTTGCGCGAAAGATGAAAGAAGAAGAAGGCTTCTACTATCCTCACAATCTTGATTTCCGAGGGCGTGCTTATCCAATGCACCCATATTTGAACCATCTTGGTTCTGATCTATGTCGAGGCATACTTGAGTTTGCAGAGGGACGCCCTCTAGGGAAATCAGGCTTACAATGGTTGAAAATACATCTGGCGAATTTGTATGCTGGTGGTGTGGACAAGTTAAGTTATGATGGTCGAATAGCATTTACTGAGGGCCACCTGGATGATATTTTTGATTCCGCAGACAGGCCTCTTGAAGGAAAGCGGTGGTGGTTGCAAGCAGAGGATCCTTTTCAGTGCTTGGCAGCATGTATCAATCTTTCTGAAGCATTGAGAAGCCCTACTCCCGAGTCTACCCTTTCTCATATGCCTGTACATCAGGTATTTTTGCTGTGACTTTCAACATTTGTTTGGGAATACACACCATTTTTAATTGAAAATTTTCATCTAGATGGGAGAACAATTAAATCAATTTTTGGCAGCACTAGAGGTGTTAGCAAGAGGGTGAAAGCCTTTTAATTTGAATTATATCTGGATGAAACATGCGCTTCATTTCTTTTTAATCCCTTTTAATTTACTAAATAACTAACCTGACTAATCACAACTACCTTAACTCCTCTTTCTTATCTTACTCGAGGTTTCATATAATCTAAGAATATGTAATTAAACCAAGCTGAGACGAACATTAGCTGGTTTTTGCCTGGTTTATGTATTGTGACAAGCCGATATAAATTTTTAATGGAAATGAAATGCTTGGTTATAAAGCTAGGTTTCAGGTATCTAATGTGTTACTGATTGCAGAACTCAATAAAGTTTATATTATTGTATACTTGAACCGTATCCCAAAATAGTATTGTTCTGTTTTTTTCTAGTCACTCACCACGACACGTGTTTGACGGAGTTGAGACTTGAAGGCATTGAGCACGACCCATGCTTTAGTATTTCTttctcatttttaatttttctttttcatatttACTAGGATGGTTCATGCAATGGCTTACAACACTACGCAGCACTTGGGAGGGACAAGGTGATATTTCTCTCTTTATTTTTTTCCGAGTTTTGGTTTGCTTTGTGTATTATATGGGTGGTGGGAGCTCTGAGTTTGATAAATATTTATCTGGAACGTCTTCTATGTAACAAACAAGTATTGTTTTTCATTCATAAAACCTATATGCTCAAACATATGGGGGAACTTATGCGATTTCAGCTTTAAAATTGTATTCTTATTCTCTGTCTCTGTATTCTGCGTTATCATAATTTGCTGCAATTTTTTCTGTTTAAAGTTGGGAGCTGCTGCAGTCAATCTTGTTGGTGGAGACCAGCCTGCTGATGTTTACTCGGGAATTGCAGCCAGGTAGTTATCATGGTGCAAGTCGACGCCTGTTTTATTCTATGGCAGGAGATTATAAATTGTTAATCAAATGAATAAAGTTTAATCAGTACAATATACACTATTCATGTATATTCcaaaaaaaatttataaatagGTGTTTGCACTTCGTATTCATCTTATCACAATACTGTTTTGATGTCGTTAAATTTGGTATTGTCATGCAGAGTGCTTGAAATCATGAAAACCGATGCACTGAAAGATCCCAAAACTTTTCCTCATGCATTGCATGCTAGGCGTTTGATCAGCCAGGTTTTTTTTCACTTTCTAGTTTCAAAACATTAACTCTTTAGTTTATGTTTTGCTGTGGAAAAGATTAAACCTAGAGGGTTTTTTAGAGCTATGATAAATAATCTTGTTCATGAATTATTCATAACTGGCAACATTAGGTGGACCGAAAGTTGGTGAAGCAGACAGTGATGACGTCGGTGTATGGAGTGACTTATGTTGGGGCCCGGGACCAAATTAAGAGAAGGCTTAAAGAGCGCTGTGCGATTGAGGATGATTCAGAGCTGTTTGCTGCTGCTTGCTATGCTGCAAAAGTAAGGGAATTCGATATGCGGAGTTGAATGTGGACGTTTctaaatattttattattttacttATTATTCACGTATTTTTAGACCACTCTCACCGCCTTAGAAGAGATGTTCGAGGCTGCAAGAAGTATTATGAATTGGCTAGGTGAATGTGCAAAGGTATGAATAGTTTTCTGTTCAATAACATTACAAAAAAGATGTTTAAATGTTGAACATGCTTTAACCTGTTTAAAATGG includes:
- the LOC127075066 gene encoding DNA-directed RNA polymerase 1B, mitochondrial, translating into MLSKLAKRASSKKFNLSSSQSISISRSSTSHRFSHHNNLPEKISPQRNPFLCFSQVGIFTSANKLGRSEFTFSEHPFSFSSTILNHIRSYGSVAEAIESTDTEEDDCSGSGSGSEEVQELLEQMVKEEKEEKKKPLEMKKNKNNSYKYKMLRRRQVKIETEAWEEAAREYQELLEDMREQKLSPNLPYMKSLFLGWFEPLKNAIVADQELCKDSKTRLSHSPFFNELPADMMAVITMHKLMGLLMTNSNGVGSARVIQAACQIGEAIEHEGRIYRFMEKSKAKKTATDKSDNESVPEPVKSDNLTAEEKEKLDKEEKRIRKKVASLIKKQKKQQAMGIVRGRDQAKPWGQEAQVKVGSRLMQLLIETAYLQPPANQFGDGGPPDIYPAFKHTLKTISGDSSNGSRRYGVIECDPMIQKGLEKTARHMVIPYMPMLVPPNLWTGYDKGAYLFLPSYVMRIHGAKQQREAVKRAPKNQLDPIFEALNTLGDTKWRVNKSVLGVIDQIWANGGRLADLVDRDDLPLPEEPDTEDEAEIRKWKWKVKAVKKDNNERHSQRCDIELKLAVARKMKEEEGFYYPHNLDFRGRAYPMHPYLNHLGSDLCRGILEFAEGRPLGKSGLQWLKIHLANLYAGGVDKLSYDGRIAFTEGHLDDIFDSADRPLEGKRWWLQAEDPFQCLAACINLSEALRSPTPESTLSHMPVHQDGSCNGLQHYAALGRDKLGAAAVNLVGGDQPADVYSGIAARVLEIMKTDALKDPKTFPHALHARRLISQVDRKLVKQTVMTSVYGVTYVGARDQIKRRLKERCAIEDDSELFAAACYAAKTTLTALEEMFEAARSIMNWLGECAKVIACTNQAVRWVTPLGLPVVQPYREIGRHLIKTSLQVLTLQRETDKVMVKRQRTAFPPNFVHSLDGSHMMMTAVACKQAGMNFAGVHDSYWTHACDVDEMNRILREKFVELYDAPILENLLENFEKTFPTLKFPPLPERGDFDLQEVLKSPYFFN